GGGCGCCGGCGACCGGGTCGCCACCGAGGCGAGCCCGTTCGGAGTGGAGCTGGCGGTGCGCTACCCGCACGCCGGCACCGACGAGTTGATCGCCGCCGCCACGGCCGCGCTGCCGGCCTGGCGCGACGCCGGCCCGCAGGCTCGGGTGGGCGTCTGCCTGGAGATCCTCGACCGGCTGCACAAGCACATCTTCGAGCTGGCCAACGCTGTGCAGTTCACCAGCGGGCAGGCGTTCGTGATGGCCTTCCAGGCCGGCGGCGCGCACGCGCTGGACCGGGCGCTGGAGGCACTGGCGTACGCGTACGCCGAGATGACCCGCCACCCGGGGACGGCCGGCTGGGAGAAGGCCGCCGGCAAGGGCGATCCGCTGCGGATGACCAAGACCTTCCACGTGGTGCCGCGCGGGGTGGCGCTGGTGATCGGCTGCAACACCTTCCCGACCTGGAACTCGTACCCGGGGCTGTTCGCCTCGCTGGTCACCGGCAACCCGGTGATCGTCAAGCCGCACCCGCGCGCGGTGCTGCCGCTGGCCATCACCGTGAAGTACGCCAGGGAGGTGCTCGCCGAGGCGGGCTTCGACCCGAACCTGATCATGCTGGCCGCCGAGGCGCCCGGCGAGAAGCTCGCCAGCGACCTGGCCCTGCACCGGTCCGTGAAGATCGTCGACTTCACCGGCTCCACCGAGTACGGCGACTGGCTGGAGACGCACGCCCGGCAGGCGGCGGTCTACACCGAGAAGGCCGGGCTGAACACGGTGGTGATCGACTCCACCGACGACTTCGCCGGGATGTGCCGCAACCTCGGTTTCACGCTGACTCTGTACAGCGGCCAGATGTGCACCACCTCACAGAACATCCTCATCCCTGCCGGCGGCATCGAGACCGACCAGGGGCACAAGAGCTTCGACGAGGTGGCCGGCGGGATCGCCGCTGCGGTCGGCAAGCTGACCGCCGACCCGGCCCGCGGTGTGGAGCTGACCGGCGCCATCGTCAACGACGGTGTGCTGGAGCGGCTGGCCGAGGTGACCAAGGTCGGCGAGCCGGTGCTGGAGTCCCGGGCCGTGGCGCACCCGGCGTACGCCGACGCGGTGGTGCGTACCCCGACCATCGTGAAGCTGGCCGCGGACGACGCGGAGACCTACGGCCGCGAGTGGTTCGGGCCGATCTCGTTCGCCATCGCCACCGAGTCCACCGCGCACAGCCTGGAGCTGCTGCGTCGGACGGTCGGCGAGAAGGGCGCGCTGACCGCGGGTGTCTACTCCACCGACGAAGCGGTGCTGGACGCGACCGAGGCGGTGGCGGTCGACGTCGGGGTGCACCTGTCCTGCAACCTGACCGGCGGGGTCTTCGTGAACCAGTCCGCGGCCTTCTCCGACTTCCACGGCAGCGGCGCCAACCCGGCGGCCAACTCCGCGCTGACCGACGGGGCGTACGTGGCGAATCGGTTCCGGATCGTGCAGTCTCGTCGTCCCGTCTGATCTTGCTTTTGGTTGCGGTTGGGGTTTCCGGGGCAGCCCGCCCCGCTCCGGGCGGTCAGGCTTGATCCCTGCGCGGGGCGGGCTGCCCCGGAAACCCTCTCGGGGCACGCTGGTCGGGAGGCTGCCCGGCCGTGGGTGTGCATCAGCGGGGCGCTGCCTCTTTGGTGGTCTTCTTGGGTGGGGTTAGGCGGGGCGGCGCATCTGGAGTTCGGTGAGCGCGGGGATGGTGGGGTGCGGGACGCGCACGCCGGTGTCGACGAAGCCGAGTCGTTGGTACGCCCGGTAGGCCCGGTCGTTGCCGACCACCACCTCCAGCATCAGCTCGGGCCGCCCGCACGCCCGTGACCAGGCCGCCACCGCGTCGACCAGCTCCGCGAGCAGCCCACCGCCCCGCCAGGCGGGGGTCACGTAGACCGCGTAGATGACGGTGAGGCCGGCTTCGGTCGGGGTGACGGTGCCTCCGGCGTGCCCGACCAGCCGGCCGCCCGGGTCGGCGACGAACTGCGCGGTGTCGGACCCGATCGAGGTGTACGCGACCCGGGCGGCGTAGTCGGCGTGCGGTCGGGCCGCCGCGTCGGCCAGGGTCTCCAGGAAAGCCAGCGGCGCGTCGGCGAGCATCTCCAGGCGCAGCGCCCGCATCCGTGCGGCGTCCGCCGGCAGGACCCGGCGAATCTCCGCCAGCCGTGGGGCGGCCCCGCGCGGATAGGTGGTCATGCCGCATGCCTATCACAGCGGCGGACGGCGACTCCGGCCGCGCCCGGCCACCATCGGCCGGCTTCGACAGCCCGGTCGCCGGGGTGCCGTGCGCCTCCCGCCACGGACCGCTGTTCCGACAACCCCGCTCCGGGGTCTGCGCGCCCGGCGTCGCCCGTCCACGCCACTCCGAGGCAATCATCGGCGTGAATCTGGATGATCGGGAACCCGGGTCGACGGAACGGGGTCGGAGCGATCGAAATATGCCCGATTTGTGGTCGTGCGCGGCCGTCACTCCTCGTGTAGCGTGCGATTTCGGTCACCCGTTTCAACGGCCGTCATCGATCGTCGGAGCGGTGGCCCGGAGGCGCCCGGCCATGCCGCGCGCCGGGGCAGGCAACGCCGCGCAGAGTGAGGAAGTGCACCGTGGCACAGGGCACCGTTAAGTGGTTCAACTCCGAAAAGGGCTACGGCTTCATCGCCGTCGATGGCGGTCAGGACGTGTTCGTCCACTTCTCCGCGATCGAGATGGACGGCTACAAGGCGCTGGACGACGGTCAGCGGGTGGAGTTCGACATCGCGCAGGGCCAGAAGGGCCCGCAGGCGGAGCGGGTGCGCGTCATCGCCTGAGAGCCGACGCAAGCTACCCGGAGGGGCCGGGGCTGCGTTACGCGGCCGGACCCTGGAAGATCCTGAACCATTCCAGCCGTCGCTGAGGAGGGTTCATGTCCGACCAGCCGCCCCCGGCCGTCCCACCCCCAGGTCAGCCCGACCCGTCCGGTCCGCATGCCGGTGGCGTCGACCCGTCCGGCCCGCACCCGAACCAGCCCGGTCCGCCTCCCGCTGGTGACCCGACCGCGCCGTCCCCCTGGGGCCCGCCGCCGGGCACCCCTCCCGGCTGGAACCCGAACGTGCCGCCCGGCTGGGGGCCGCCACCGGGCGCGCCGCCCCAGGGCTGGGTGTTCCCGCCCACCGGCGGCTACCCGGTCGGCGTCGGGCCGTACGGCGGTCAGCCCTGGTACCCGGGACCGCCGGCCGCCGGGTGGTATCCGCCGGGCCTTGACCCGGCGGACCGGCTGGTCACCCCACCCGGTGCAGGACTGAGCGCCTGGTTCGACAGGTGCCTGGGCGCGGTCCGGCGCGGCTGGAGGTTGCTGCTGCCCATCCTGCTGCTCACGCAGGTGCTGCCGGCGGCGGTGCTGTCGGTGCTCTCGCTCGGGCTGGACCCGACCGCGAAGTGGGACACGACCGCCGTCGAGCAGTCGACCGCTCTACCGGACTCCTTCCTGACCGACCTGGCGACAGTGTTCCTGGTGCTCATCGGCGGCAGTCTGCTGATCGGGCTGGTGCAGGCCGTGGGCTGGGCGGCCGGCACCTGGGTGATCACCCGTCAGGCGGTCGGTGAGCCGGTCAGCCTGGGTGAGGCGCTGCGCTACGGCCTGCGCCGCGCGCTCGGGCTCTGGGGCTGGACGCTGCTGATCGGCGTGATCGTCGGCCTGGGCCTCTGCTTCTGCGTCCTCCCCGGCATCTACCTCGCCTTCGCGCTCAGCATGGCCGGGCCGGTCTATCTCTTCGAGCGGGAGAATCCCATCGGCCGGTCGTTCCGGATGTTCCACGACCGGTTGGGGCTGTTCCTGGGGCGGGTGGCGCTGGTGGCGGCGGCGGTGATCGTCGGCACTCTGGTCGCCAGCGTGCTGGAGGGGGTCGGCAGCGCCCCGTTCGGGGCCGACCCGCTCGCCACCCCGGGTTCGGCGGTCGGCGTGGTCCTGGTGATCGCCGTCGGCGCGGTGCTGGCCCTCCCCGCCCATCTCGCGCAACTGGTGGGGCTGCTGGTGACGTACGCCGAGCAGCGGGCCCATGAGAGGCCGGTGAACGCCGCCGGAATGGCCGCGGAACTCGGCTGACCCAGGCGTTCGTGCTTGCACTCGGCAGGGGAGAGTGCTAAACAAGTCATTGGCACTCGCATACCGTGAGTGCCAATGGTCGGGACGGTGGGGCCACGGTCGCGCCGGTGTGGAGACGCCGGGGTGACACATGGCCGGTCGTCGCGGGCTATCCGGCCCGGCCGAAGGACGTCGTCGTCGCCAGGTGGCGACGTCCCAAGGTGCGTACACCAGGCGGCCCATCCGGGGACACATCCGGGTGGCCCGTGAGTGTCCAGGAGGACAACGCCGTATGGCCAAGATGATCGCGTTCGACGAAGAGGCGCGCCGCGGCCTCGAGCGGGGCATGAACCAGCTCGCCGACGCCGTAAAGGTGACCCTCGGCCCCAAGGGCCGCAACGTCGTGCTCGAGAAGAAGTGGGGTGCCCCCACCATCACCAACGATGGTGTGAGCATCGCCAAGGAGATCGAGCTCGAGGACCCGTACGAGAAGATCGGCGCTGAGCTGGTCAAGGAGGTCGCCAAGAAGACCGACGACGTTGCCGGTGACGGCACGACGACGGCGACCGTCCTGGCCCAGGCCCTGGTTCGCGAGGGCCTGCGCAACGTGGCCGCTGGCGCCAACCCGATGGCCCTGAAGCGGGGCATCGAGGCCGCGGTCGCGAGCGTCTCGGAGGAGCTGTCCAAGCTCGCCAAGGACGTCGAGACCAAGGAGCAGATCGCCTCCACCGCCTCCATCTCCGCTGGCGACAGCACCGTCGGCGAGATCATCGCCGAGGCGATGGACAAGGTCGGCAAGGAAGGCGTCATCACCGTCGAGGAGAGCAACACCTTCGGGCTGGAGCTGGAGCTCACCGAGGGTATGCGCTTCGACAAGGGCTACATCTCGGCCTACTTCATGACCGACCCGGAGCGCATGGAGGCCGTCTTCGACGACCCCTACCTCCTGATCGTCAACAGCAAGATCTCGTCGGTCAAGGACCTGCTCCCGATCCTGGAGAAGGTCATGCAGTCGGGCAAGCCGCTGCTGATCATCTCCGAGGACATCGAGGGCGAGGCTCTGGCCACCCTGGTCGTCAATAAGGTCCGGGGCACCTTCAAGTCGGTCGCCGTCAAGGCGCCGGGCTTCGGTGACCGCCGCAAGGCCATGCTCGCCGACATCGCCATCCTCACCGGTGGCCAGGTCATCAGCGAGGAGGTCGGCCTCAAGCTGGACGCCGTCGGCCTCGACATGCTGGGCCGCGCCCGCAAGGTCGTGGTGACCAAGGACGAGACCACCATCGTCGACGGTGCCGGCGACGCCGAGCAGATCCAGGGCCGGGTCAACCAGATCCGGGCCGAGATCGACAAGAGCGACTCCGACTACGACCGGGAGAAGCTGCAGGAGCGGCTGGCCAAGCTGGCCGGCGGCGTTGCGGTCATCAAGGTCGGCGCGGCCACCGAGGTCGAGCTCAAGGAGCGCAAGCACCGCATCGAGGACGCCGTTCGCAACGCGAAGGCCGCCGTCGAGGAGGGCATCGTCCCGGGTGGTGGCGTCGCGCTGGTGCAGGCCGGCAAGACCGCCTTCGACAAGCTGGACCTGGTCGGCGACGAGGCGACCGGTGCCAACATCGTC
Above is a window of Micromonospora coriariae DNA encoding:
- the groL gene encoding chaperonin GroEL (60 kDa chaperone family; promotes refolding of misfolded polypeptides especially under stressful conditions; forms two stacked rings of heptamers to form a barrel-shaped 14mer; ends can be capped by GroES; misfolded proteins enter the barrel where they are refolded when GroES binds), giving the protein MAKMIAFDEEARRGLERGMNQLADAVKVTLGPKGRNVVLEKKWGAPTITNDGVSIAKEIELEDPYEKIGAELVKEVAKKTDDVAGDGTTTATVLAQALVREGLRNVAAGANPMALKRGIEAAVASVSEELSKLAKDVETKEQIASTASISAGDSTVGEIIAEAMDKVGKEGVITVEESNTFGLELELTEGMRFDKGYISAYFMTDPERMEAVFDDPYLLIVNSKISSVKDLLPILEKVMQSGKPLLIISEDIEGEALATLVVNKVRGTFKSVAVKAPGFGDRRKAMLADIAILTGGQVISEEVGLKLDAVGLDMLGRARKVVVTKDETTIVDGAGDAEQIQGRVNQIRAEIDKSDSDYDREKLQERLAKLAGGVAVIKVGAATEVELKERKHRIEDAVRNAKAAVEEGIVPGGGVALVQAGKTAFDKLDLVGDEATGANIVKVALDAPLRQIAVNAGLEGGVVVEKVRNLEAGHGLNAANGEYVDLLAAGIIDPAKVTRSALQNAASIAALFLTTEAVVADKPEKTPAAPAGPGGGDMDF
- a CDS encoding cold-shock protein; this encodes MAQGTVKWFNSEKGYGFIAVDGGQDVFVHFSAIEMDGYKALDDGQRVEFDIAQGQKGPQAERVRVIA
- a CDS encoding GNAT family N-acetyltransferase, with the translated sequence MTTYPRGAAPRLAEIRRVLPADAARMRALRLEMLADAPLAFLETLADAAARPHADYAARVAYTSIGSDTAQFVADPGGRLVGHAGGTVTPTEAGLTVIYAVYVTPAWRGGGLLAELVDAVAAWSRACGRPELMLEVVVGNDRAYRAYQRLGFVDTGVRVPHPTIPALTELQMRRPA
- the paaN gene encoding phenylacetic acid degradation protein PaaN yields the protein MTETPHPLYDRHADTLNRALTAITERGYWSAYPESPSPRVYGETAAADGKAAFEAYLGGDFPLDQPGAGDRVATEASPFGVELAVRYPHAGTDELIAAATAALPAWRDAGPQARVGVCLEILDRLHKHIFELANAVQFTSGQAFVMAFQAGGAHALDRALEALAYAYAEMTRHPGTAGWEKAAGKGDPLRMTKTFHVVPRGVALVIGCNTFPTWNSYPGLFASLVTGNPVIVKPHPRAVLPLAITVKYAREVLAEAGFDPNLIMLAAEAPGEKLASDLALHRSVKIVDFTGSTEYGDWLETHARQAAVYTEKAGLNTVVIDSTDDFAGMCRNLGFTLTLYSGQMCTTSQNILIPAGGIETDQGHKSFDEVAGGIAAAVGKLTADPARGVELTGAIVNDGVLERLAEVTKVGEPVLESRAVAHPAYADAVVRTPTIVKLAADDAETYGREWFGPISFAIATESTAHSLELLRRTVGEKGALTAGVYSTDEAVLDATEAVAVDVGVHLSCNLTGGVFVNQSAAFSDFHGSGANPAANSALTDGAYVANRFRIVQSRRPV